From Nicotiana tabacum cultivar K326 chromosome 22, ASM71507v2, whole genome shotgun sequence, one genomic window encodes:
- the LOC107781523 gene encoding uncharacterized protein LOC107781523 isoform X1, protein MAKRPDYIPEYQFKELLKYWSSDKLQRSSEINKENRKKLMDPHTAGKTSFAVIRNELEKTKEPVSLKEMFVATRSRKPGRAYKHSDENTTSKIAEMEKIETQQSVDGSQSVDAFSSVMGPEHLGRLRLYGRGVTKTTLKGKVGHFMSTSNATNDTVQEMQERIRKMEEQIEEQKRTIRQEITAYVIAQLQRAGLINPNILATLSILSLEEATSAPQAANQLIRRPSTGSNNQGGELEVGDKSDEDLT, encoded by the exons ATGGCAAAAAGGCCCGATTATATACCAGAATATCAGTTTAAAGAGCTCCTGAAATATTGGAGTTCTGATAAACTACAG AGATCATCCGAAATCAACAAGGAGAATCGAAAAAAGTTGATGGATCCACACACTGCTGGCAAAACAAGTTTTGCTGTAATTCGTAATGAATTG GAAAAAACAAAGGAACCTGTATCACTTAAGGAGATGTTTGTGGCCACAAGATCAAGAAAACCTGGGCGTGCGTACAAGCACTCAGACGAAAATACAACTAGTAAAATT GCTGAAATGGAAAAAATTGAAACACAACAAAGTGTAGATGGCAGTCAGTCTGTAGATGCATTTTCATCTGTCATGGGTCCTGAACATCTAGGACGTTTAAGATTATATGGACGGGGGGTTACAAAGACTACTTTGAAAGGAAAAGTGGGCCACTTCATGTCGACTTCAAATGCCACAAATGATACAGTGCAAGAAATGCAAGAAAGGATTCGAAAGATGGAGGAACAAATAGAGGAACAAAAGAGAACTATACGACAAGAAATTACTGCATATGTAATTGCTCAACTTCAACGTGCAGGATTAATTAATCCAAACATACTAGCAACATTGTCTATTTTGTCACTAGAAGAAGCTACATCTGCACCACAAGCTGCTAATCAACTGATCCGTCGACCATCTACAGGTAGCAACAATCAAG GCGGAGAACTTGAAGTAGGCGACAAAAGTGATGAAGATCTTACTTAG
- the LOC107781523 gene encoding uncharacterized protein LOC107781523 isoform X2 has protein sequence MAKRPDYIPEYQFKELLKYWSSDKLQRSSEINKENRKKLMDPHTAGKTSFAVIRNELEKTKEPVSLKEMFVATRSRKPGRAYKHSDENTTSKIAEMEKIETQQSVDGSQSVDAFSSVMGPEHLGRLRLYGRGVTKTTLKGKVGHFMSTSNATNDTVQEMQERIRKMEEQIEEQKRTIRQEITAYVIAQLQRAGLINPNILATLSILSLEEATSAPQAANQLIRRPSTGGELEVGDKSDEDLT, from the exons ATGGCAAAAAGGCCCGATTATATACCAGAATATCAGTTTAAAGAGCTCCTGAAATATTGGAGTTCTGATAAACTACAG AGATCATCCGAAATCAACAAGGAGAATCGAAAAAAGTTGATGGATCCACACACTGCTGGCAAAACAAGTTTTGCTGTAATTCGTAATGAATTG GAAAAAACAAAGGAACCTGTATCACTTAAGGAGATGTTTGTGGCCACAAGATCAAGAAAACCTGGGCGTGCGTACAAGCACTCAGACGAAAATACAACTAGTAAAATT GCTGAAATGGAAAAAATTGAAACACAACAAAGTGTAGATGGCAGTCAGTCTGTAGATGCATTTTCATCTGTCATGGGTCCTGAACATCTAGGACGTTTAAGATTATATGGACGGGGGGTTACAAAGACTACTTTGAAAGGAAAAGTGGGCCACTTCATGTCGACTTCAAATGCCACAAATGATACAGTGCAAGAAATGCAAGAAAGGATTCGAAAGATGGAGGAACAAATAGAGGAACAAAAGAGAACTATACGACAAGAAATTACTGCATATGTAATTGCTCAACTTCAACGTGCAGGATTAATTAATCCAAACATACTAGCAACATTGTCTATTTTGTCACTAGAAGAAGCTACATCTGCACCACAAGCTGCTAATCAACTGATCCGTCGACCATCTACAG GCGGAGAACTTGAAGTAGGCGACAAAAGTGATGAAGATCTTACTTAG